The DNA window CGCAGCAATTCGACCGTAGAGAATAATTCGGCGCGATGGGCCAATGCTGTGAGGGCGCTCTCACGGTGCGCCTTGCGCAGTTCTTCGCGAATGTCAGTGGGAGTTTCTATCTCGATTTCACCACGCTCGAGCCGCCCGTGGATTAGCGCAAGAGTCCTATGCTGGTCGGCGATCTGCAGAATATTTCGCCACTGAACAGCGGACAGAACGTTCAGATCCTTTTGAAGCTGTCTCTGTCCAAGCAGCCGCAGCAATATTCGGCCGTGGTCTTTTTCCCAAGGCGCCTCGCTTTTCCGCAGATCGCCGCCTCGCAGGATCAGTTCTCCGGAACCGAGAAGGTCCCGGTTACCCGTCCGCTCGAACCGGAGCTGGTGCCCGGCTGTCCGGTCACAGAAGACGAACCGCTGGCGCGGCCATCAATGCTCGAAACGCCGCTCTTCAGGTCGATGACCAATCGGCCGCCGTTCAAAGTGTCGGACCCGCGCCGAAGCCGGACATTGCCTGCCATGGTGATGATCCGGCGATTAAAGTCGTAGACCGCAACATCTCCGCTGGCCGCCTCGCTACCGCGCGTAACGGTGACGCCGCCCGTCGCGGTTATCCGTTGGATGCTGAGCGATCCCGTGTCGCTGTAATTGACCAAGGTCCGTGCGGAGCGGACACGCAAGCCAGCCTGCGTAATATCGACATTGCCCGACAGGACAACGCGGTTCTGCCGGTCCTGCAATTCAATCCGGTCAGCGGCGTAATTCACCGGTGCGTTTGAATTGTGCGAAGCAATCGCCTGCGCGTGCAATTGCATGCCGTGGGCAGCTGCAATAGTCAGGCTGAAGCCCAACAGAGCTGATTGTGCAGATTTTTTGAAGTTCAGTCTGGTCATTACGGCATCCTTAATTTGCCGGGGATCATGCGCAGCCGTGCATTGCCGTCGAGCGTTATCACGCGGCCGGGCATGTCGACTTCGAGCCGGTCAGCGGAAAAAGTCCCGGCCGGAACCGCTCCATCAACGCCGCCCGCACCGACCATTTGCCGTGTGTTGAGATTGATCGAAACTCCGCGTGCAACCATTGTGTAACCGTCAGCCGCAGTCAGGCGAATGCCGTCGGGCGCACTAACAATTTCCTTGTCAATATCGTACGTGCCGCCTTCCGCACTGATCCGGGCAGGCCCGTCGGACATGAGCAATCGCGCGACCAGATCATCCATCCGCACAATGCCCTCGGCGCTTGATTTCTGTACTGCTTCACCGGCGGTTAGCGAGAAGGGCCGCCCTTGATTATCTTGACCGCGATATAATGCATTATCGACCCGCAATCGCTCGTCAATCACCGCAACCTTGTTTCGGTCGAGCAGGAAGCTGACTTCGCCGCGCGGGGTCAGCGGAGTGATCACCATCAACGCGGCAATGATTCCAACGCCCATCGGCAGCACCGCACCGAGGAATTTGACCAGCCTATCATGCGAACCGCCAGGCACAGCGAAATGCTTCCGCGCATTGCGCAGTTCTTTCGCCTGTTGCGTTTCGATGCGTCTGTGCTGGCCCATCGGGCGTGTCTGGTCCCTTGCCGGTTAAGCGTGGCTGAAAATGTCGTGTTCTGCCCATCCGGCAATGTCGAGCCGTGCGCGGGTAGGCAGAAAATCGAAACAGGCCTGAGCCATGTCTGTGCGGCCTTCGCGTTCCAAACGCACCACGAAGATTTCGTGCAAACGGTGAAGGAAGCGCACGTCGGATGCGGCATAATCGCGCTGTGCATCGTTGATTTCGGGAGCCCCCCAGTCGGAGCTTTGCTGAACTTTGGACATCTCTCCGCCGAGCAATTCCACGACCAGATTCTTCAAGCCATGCCGGTCGGTGTAGGTGCGGGTCATCTTGCTGGCGATTTTGGTGCAGAATACCGGGCTGGCTTCAACGCCGAGGTAATATTCGATTGCGGCAAGATCGAACCGTGCGAAATGATACAGTTTCAACCGGCTCTTATCCGCCAGCACGGCCTTCAGATTGGGTGCGTCATAATCGCTGCCGACTTTGAACCGGACCAGATGCTCATCACCATTGCCATCGCTGATCTGAACCACGCATAATCTGTCCCTAGGGGTAATCAGCCCCATGGTTTCGGTGTCGACAGCGACAGGCCCCGGCGCAAGCACGTCTTCGGGGAGGTCTTCTTCATGAAAATATACAGTCATGGTTTGCCCTTAGTCGCATAGTGGAACAAGGGAAAGAGGGGGGATTGCACGGACAGCGTGTCTGGCAGCCGGGAGGTTTCGGGGTTAGGTTGGCTGGATGACAACAGACCCAATCCCTGACAGCTGGCGAAATGCGCTGGATAATGCGCTGGGCACAGCTGAGGCTAGGCAGTTGGGAGGCTGGCTTCGCGAACAGGAGGAAGCCGGTAAAGTAATCTACCCGCCGCGCGGGCAGCGATTGCGAGCTTTGGAATTGGCACAGCTCGACGATGTGAAAGTCGTGATTTTGGGTCAGGACCCGTATCATGGCCCAGGCCAGGCGCATGGCTTGTCATTCTCTGTCAGTGAAGGCGTGAAGATACCGCCATCGCTGGTCAATATTTTCAAGGAATTGGAAACTGACATAGGCAAAGCGCGGCCCGATCATGGCAATTTGGACCATTGGGCGCGGCAGGGCGTGTTGCTGCTCAACAACGCGCTGACCGTTGAAGCGAATAAGGCTGGCAGCCATGCGAAAGCCGGTTGGGCTGCAATTACAGATGCGATTGTTTCGGCCGTGGCAGAGCGCGATAAACCGACAGTGTTCATCCTGTGGGGCAGCCATGCTCAAACCAAAGCGGCACGCATTCTGGCGCACAAAGGATCGGCGCATCATTTGGTATTGAGCGGTCCGCATCCCAGTCCGCTATCATCCTATCGCGGATTTTTTGGTTCGCGGCCGTTCAGCAAAGCCAATGCGTTTCTGGCTGCGAATGGACGCGCTCCAATTGAGTGGTAAGGTCCGCCAATGTGCAAACCTACAGCCACACCGATGACCGATGAACAGGCCAAAGCGATGTTGCAGGCGCGGCTCGCGGAGCTGGTGAGCGAAGATCAGATGAGTTCCGAAGGCCGCGAGCCGGTTACTCTGCAACAAGATAGCGTGGGCCGTCTGAGCCGAATGGATGCGATCCAGCAGCAGGCAATGGCGCTGGCGACGGAAAAGCGAAGGGGGGCCGAACGGATGCGGGTCATTGCTGCGCTCCAGCGGATAGAGGAAGGCGAGTGGGGATTTTGCCTGACCTGCGGCGAGGAGGTGGCAGCGGCGCGATTACGGAATGATCCCTCTGCGGTGCAGTGTATTTCTTGCGCAAGTGGGGGCAGCGGGAATGCAGGTTGAGAATTATGGCTGGGCTGGACATGCGCCAGGATCGTCAGACTATCTAAACCCTGCGGTGCTTGAACTGGCGCTGTTCGCAAGCGGCAAAGTGGTTCTGGATGCAGGATGCGGCAATGGAGAATTGGCGGGTTTTCTGGCCTCAAACGGTTTCGAAGTCACTGGCGTTGACGCTGATGCAGAAGGCATTGCGATAGCCAAGCAACGATTCCCGACATCCGAATTCGAAGTTGCGACGTTTGATAGCGCGGTAAATTTTGGCCCAGAGAATGGATTTGATATCGCGGTATCAACCGAAGTCGTCGAGCATCTCTATTCGCCGCATCAATTGGCCAGATATTGCTTTGACGCGCTGCGGCCCGGCGGCAGCTTGATTATGAGCACACCCTATCACGGTTATTTGAAGAATCTCGCTCTGGCGGTGTTGGGGCGATGGGCGCGGCATCTCTCGCCCAATTGGCATGGCGGACACATCAAATTCTGGGACCGCGCTTCGCTAACCACATTGCTGGACGAGGCTGGATTTGTCGTCACAGGCTTCCGCGGCGTGGGCCGCGTGCCTTACCTATGGAAGAGCATGATTCTCATTGCTCAGAAACCAGACTAGAAAGTGGTGGTCAGCCGCAATCCGGTAGTGACGCCGAGATCGCGCACAGTAACCGCGGAATCCACAAGTTGGACATTCGCGGTGAGGCGGAATTTGTCCGACAATCCGAGGGTGTAGAATGCCTCCACGCCTTCTTCATCTTTCAAGGCGAAGCGGTTGTTCAGCACATCGACCAAACCGTCGGCGAGTGAATAGCGGAAATAATTGATCCCGAACCGGTCCTTCGGGCGCGATTTCGGGTTGCCCGCAATGCCGATAAAGCCGCTCGCATCGAGGAAAGTGGGGTCACCATTGGACCAATACACTTGGCCGAAAACGCCGATTCCATTGCCCGGATTTGCGGCATCCACGCTCAGATATTGTTCGAAGGCAAAAATCACGCTGAATTCTCCCTTGCGATTGCCAAAGCTGGAGCCGGGCGCGGGGATCAGCGCCGCGGGCAAAGCATCAGCCGCCAATTCACTGCGCGTCGAGCTCGCTATCTTCAGCGAGTAGTATCCGGGATTGCCGCCAATCTTGGTCGGCAATGTGGCCGAAGCGAGGAAGCCAATGCCTTTGGAAAACGGGCCTTCCAATCCGCTGTGGCGCGACTGCAATTCAGGATCGAACACTATCACGCGGAACAATAATGTGTCGGTCGGCACATTCAGCACCGCGCCAGTAACCGAACCGGGCACAATCGCGCTAGGTGGTAGGGCGACTGCGAGGTTCTGGAACCCCTCATGACCTCCCCCGCCTTGGATTGGAATAAAGGCGGCCAAATCAAGAATGTTGATTTTGCCTACAGTCAGACTGGTCCCGCTTTTCCAGCGTTTGGTGACATTGACCGACAGATCGAAAACATCGCCGTCACCTGGATAAAACAGCTGTGTATTGGCTGGAATCAGCCCGATCTCGCCATTACTGCTTTCGCCATATTTGAATTCAGGGTGGATATGTAATGACAGACTGTCATCAAACCCGAATAAGCCGCCTTTGACATCAATATAGGCGTCAATCTTCCCTCCATAACGCAGCGTGCTGTCCGCATCGCCCGACACGGGGACGTCAAGGAATTGGGACCATATAGCCTTTGTAGTGATGTTTTCCGATGGCGCTTTTTCAGTTGGGTTGTCCGGCGCGTCGGGTGCATTACGTGCGGTCGGAATCGGACTGTCGGAAGTGTCACCATTTTCAGCAGGATCTTCCCGATCTTGTGCAAATGCAGAATTAGGGAGGAAAGCAAGCACCGCGGAACTCGCAACTATCATTGACCGAAAGGACTGCGAATAATTCCAATTATGATGCTTAGGAGTATAAAGTTTCATGCAATTTCGTCTAGGAGCACAAATGTAAAATACACTTGATCAACTAGATTCCGCTCCTTGTATTCGATGATACTGCACACGTCCTAAAGCAGAGCATCATTTGTTATTGCAGCTCTCTAGATCAGCAAGGGGCCGAAAAAAAGATCTAAAATTGATATATAATCCATCTTGGAGGTTGTTGTGCTTGCCTTATCACAAACTCTTCAAAATCAGCGCGGCAATTCGCTTGAACCCATCAACGCTTGGTCTACTGCGCGTGCGCATTGTCGCCCCTCGCGGATTGCCCAGACGATAAGCGACTGGCCCCGCCGCATATCACCGCACGCAAAAACACCCGCCTCGCTAGTGGTGTAATCATCGGTGGTTGCGGCAACATTGCCGCGCGCATCGAGTTCGACCTCTGCCCGGTCAAGCAAGCCGCGTCGGCGCGGTCCGGTGAAGCCCATTGCCAGCAAGATCAGGTCAGCTGGCAAAGTAAATTCGCTACCTTCCACCTCCTGCATCTGGCGGTCTTTCCATTCGACACGAACGCATTCAAGTCCGGCAACATCACCATCCTGCTCGATCACGCGCTTGGCCAAGACAGCCCAGTCGCGGTCAGCGCCTTCTTCGTGGCTGGACGATGTGCGCATCTTCATTGGCCAATCGGGCCAAGTCATCAGCTTGTCTTCATGCTCTGGTGGTTGCGGCATGATTTCCAGCTGAGTTACGCTGGCGGCGCCTTGACGGTTTGATGTGCCTACGCAGTCGGAACCGGTATCGCCGCCTCCGATTACGATTACATGCTTGTCTGTGGCGGTCAGCGTCCCGCGCGGCGCGGCGCGCACTTCATCATCGCCAGCATTGCGTTTATTCTGCTGTGTCAGGAATTCCATGGCCGCGCGCACGCCGGGCAATTCTGCGCCCGGCACGTCGAGCATCCGCGCTTCTTCCGCGCCGCCTGCCATAACGATGGCGTCGAAGTTTTCCTGCAGCGCCTTGAAGCTCACTTCAACGCCGACTTCGGCGGAGGTTTTAAATGTTACACCCTCGGCTTCCATCTGAACGCCGCGCCGGTTGATCAAATGTTTTTCCATTTTGAAATCAGGGATGCCGTAACGCAGCAAGCCGCCGATGCGGTCGCTCTTTTCAAACACCGTCACCGCATGGCCGGCGCGGGCGAGTTGTTGCGCGCAGGCAAGCCCTGCTGCGCCGGAACCGATTACGGCCACGGCTTTGCCAGTCTGGGTTTTGGCAATTTGCGGCTTGATCCAGCCTTCTTTCCATCCGCGATCTACAATCGCGCATTCGATGCTTTTGATCGTAACAGGCTGGTCGATGATGTTGAGCGTGCAGCTCGCCTCGCATGGTGCAGGGCAGACGCGGCCGGTAAATTCAGGGAAATTGTTGGTCGAATGGAGAACTTCGAGCGCGTTCTTCCAATCACCATGATAGACCAGATCATTCCAATCAGGGATAATATTATTTACCGGGCAGCCATTGTGACAATAGGGGATGCCGCAATCCATGCACCGCGACGCCTGCTTTTTCAGCGCGTCCTCATCAAGCGGAACAACAAATTCCTTGTAATTCTGCAGCCGGTCTTTTGGATCGATATAATTCCGGTCCTGCCGGTCCAATTCGAGAAAGCCTGTGTCCTTACCCATCGTATCGGTCCCTATTCCGCTGCAACCGTCGCTGCCTCTTCACGCTCTGCCTCTAGCTGGCGGAGCGCGCGGGCATAATCGCGCGGCATGATCTTTTTGAAGTTTGAAAGCTCTGCATCCCAATTGGTCAGCAAATCGGCGGCGCGAGCGCTGCCCGTATGCAGCTTGTGCCGCTCGATCAGAATTTTCAGGCGCTCCGCATCATGACGCAAAGGGTCGCCCATCCCTGAATCATTTACCGAGCTACCACGGTGTTGCGGCCTTCCAGTGCCATCTTCCGCATCAGGCGCGGCTGGAATTTCCTCGATATCGACTTGAGCCATATTGCACAATTCGGCAAATTTACCATCCGGATCATAGACATAGGCGATACCTCCCGACATCCCTGCGGCAAAATTGCGTCCGGTTTTGCCCAGCACACAAACCACGCCGCCGGTCATATATTCGCACGCATGATCGCCTGCGCCCTCGACCACAGCCAGCGCGCCCGAATTGCGAACCGCGAAACGCTCTCCCGCTACGCCGCCGAAATAGGCCTCGCCTGCAATCGCTCCGTACAGGACAGTGTTGCCAACGATGATATTTTCAGATGGATTGCGCGTGGTGCCCGAAGGCTGCTTCACAATGATCCGCCCCCCAGAAAGGCCCTTGCCGACATAGTCATTGGCGTCGCCGGTCAGATCGAGCGTGATCCCGTGCGCGAGCCATGCACCGAAGCTTTGTCCGGCAACGCCTGTCAGATTGATCTGTATGGTGTCAGGGGCAAGACCTGCGTGGCCATGCGCCCGGGCAATCACGCCCGACAGCATTGCACCGACGGTGCGGTTGACGTTGCGGATTGGCAGATCCACTTTCACTGGCGCGCCGTGTTCGATTGCCGGCGCGCATAATTCGATCAGCTGATTGTCGAGCGCATTTTCCAATCCGTGGTCCTGCTGCTCTGTGTGGAACAGGTGCTTGCCCTCGGCCAGCTCGACCTTGTGGAGCAACCGGCCCAGATCGACGCCTTCGGCCTTCCAATGGCGCTGGACGCGTTTCATATCGATTGTATCGACACGGCCGACCATTTCCTCGACCGTGCGGAAGCCCATCTCGGCCATAATCTGGCGCAATTCTTCAGCCACGAAGAAGAAATAATTGATTACATGTTCGGGCGTACCGACAAAGCGTTTGCGCAGAACAGGGTCCTGCGTTGCCACTCCGACCGGGCAGGTGTTGAGATGGCATTTGCGCATCATGATACAGCCTGCTGCTATCAGCGGGGCTGTGGCAAAGCCAAATTCGTCCGCGCCGAGTAAAGCGCCAATCGCCACATCGCGCCCGGTCCGCAAACCGCCATCAACTTGCACCGCAATCCGGCTGCGCAGATCGTTCAACAGCAGCGTCTGCTGCGTTTCAGCAAGGCCGATTTCCCACGGGCTGCCGGCATGCGTCAGGCTGGTCAGCGGGGAGGCGCCGGTTCCGCCTTCGTAACCCGATATGGTGACGTGATCTGCCTTACATTTCGACACGCCAGCGGCGACAGTGCCCACACCCACTTCGGATACCAGCTTGACCGAAACACGCGCTGCAGGGTTCACGTTCTTCAAATCGTGAATTAACTGCGCGAGATCTTCGATAGAATAAATGTCATGATGCGGCGGCGGCGAAATCAGCCCCACGCCGGGGGTCGAATGGCGTACTGCACCGATCCGTTTATCGACCTTGTGACCGGGCAATTGGCCGCCTTCGCCGGGCTTCGCGCCTTGTGCCATTTTGATCTGGATATCATCTGCATTGACCAGATATTCGGTGGTCACACCAAACCGGCCTGAGGCGACCTGCTTGATCCGGCTGCGCATCGAATCGCCATTGGCCATCGGCGTGAAACGCTCGACTTCCTCACCGCCTTCGCCGGTATTGGAGCGACCGCCCAAGCGGTTCATCGCAACCGCCATCGTGCTGTGCGCTTCGTGGCTGATCGAACCAAAGCTCATCGCGCCAGTGGAGAAACGCTTGACGATTTCCGTTGCGGGTTCGACTTCGCTGATATCGAGCGGTTGCGCCGCTGGCCGCAGTTCCATCAATCCACGGATGGTCAGCAGGCGCTCGGCTTGCTCGTTTATCGACTTGGCGAATTCTTCGTAATTCTTCGGATTGTTGCCGCGTACCGCGTGCTGCAGGCTGGCGACATTGCCGGGCGTCCACGCATGGTCCTCGCCGCGCAACCGGTACTGGTAGATACCGCCGACATCGAGCATGCCCTTATAAAGCGGGTTGTCTCCGAAGGCAGTGGCGTGACGGCGCACGGCCTCCTCGGCGACTTCCTTCAGGCCGATGCCCTCAATGGTGGTCGCGGTGCCTTTGAAATATTGGTCGATGAAGTCGGAACACAGGCCAACGGCGTCGAAAATTTGCGCCCCGCAATAGGATTGGTAAGTCGAAATGCCCATTTTGGACATGACCTTCAAAATGCCTTTGCCAACCGCTTTGACGTAATTGGCTTCGACGGCCTGCTGTGACAGATCGGCGAATTTTTCGCTGCGCAGATGTTCGAGCGTTTCAAACGCCAAATAGGGGTTGATGGCTTCTGCGCCATAGCCAGCGAGGACACAATAATGGTGCACTTCGCGCGCTTCGCCGGTTTCGACGACCAACCCGGTTTGCATCCGCAAGCCTTGGCGAACCAGATGGTGGTGGACCGCAGCGGTGGCGAGCAGCGCGGGCATCGGAATCCGATCCGGACCCTGGGCGCGGTCCGACAGGATCAGGATATTGTGATCTTGCAGCACAGCTTCGGTCGCAGCCCAGCACATTTCCTTCAGCGCCAGCGCGAGTCCATCAGCGCCCGATGCCGCATCCCAAGTGATGTCGATTGTTTCGGTGCGGAATGCGCCATCCAATGCCGCTTCGACCGAACGAATCTTGGCTAAATCTTCGTTGGTCAAAATCGGTTGGCTAACTTCGAGGCGCTTATGCGTGCCAGCCTCCCTGCCAAGCAAATTGGGGCGAGGGCCAACCATCGAGAGCAGGCTCATCACCAATTCTTCGCGGATCGGATCAATCGGCGGATTGGTCACCTGCGCGAAATTCTGCTTGAAATAATCATACAGCAGGCGGCTTTTGTTGGATAGCACGGCCAGCGGCGTATCGGTGCCCATCGACCCGATCGGATCCTCGCCGCGGCGGCCCATCGGCTCAAGGAATTTGCTGATGTCTTCTTGCGTGTAACCGAAGCTTTGCTGGCGCTGGAGCAAGCTTTCCGACGGCTCGGGGACTTCGGATAATTCGGGCTCTACCGTGTCCAGATCGGCCAGCTTATATTGCGCCTTATCGAGCCATTCTGCGTAAGGGTGTTCTGCGGAAAGTCCCGCTTTCAGTTCGGCATCTTCGATGATCCTGCCTTCTTCAAGGTCGATCAGCAGCATTTTGCCGGGTTGAAGCCGCCACTTGCGGGTGATGTCCTCTTCCTTGAACGGCAGCACGCCGCTTTCCGAAGCGAGGCAGACAATGTCGTCTTTGGTCACGCAGAAGCGCGCAGGGCGCAGGCCATTGCGGTCAAGCGTCGCGCCGATCTGGCGGCCATCGGTAAAGGCTACCGCTGCGGGGCCATCCCATGGCTCCATCAAGGCGGCGTGATATTCGTAAAATGCGCGCCGTTCGGCATCCATCAGCGGGTTCTTGGCCCATGCTTCGGGCATCAGTATCATCATTGCATGGGCGAGGCTGTATCCGCCTGCGAGTAGCAATTCGAGCGCATTATCGAGGCACGCCGTATCAGACTGACCATGCGGGATCAGTGGCCACATCTTGTCAAGATCGGCACCAAGCAATTCCGATTCCATCGTCCGGCGCCGGGCGTTCATCCAGTTCACATTCCCGCGGACCGTGTTGATCTCTCCATTATGCGCCATGAAACGATAAGGGTGGGCGAGCCGCCAACTGGGAAAAGTGTTGGTCGAGAAACGCTGGTGAACAAGGCCGAGCGCGGAAATGCAGTTCGTGTCACGCAAATCGTCGTAAAACGAACCGACCTGGTTCGCGAGCAGGAGGCCTTTGTACACAATGGTTCGGCTGGAAAAGCTCGGGATGTAGCTCTTGGTCAGCTCTGGTAGATCGTGTTTTTCGGCCAGTTTGGCCAATGGATTGAGCGTCTGTTTGCGGATCACGATAAGCTTGCGCTCGAATGCGTCCTGATCGGCACAGTTTTCGCCGCGTGCGACAATGCATTGGCGAATAACCGGCATAGATTCGATCACCGCTTTGCCAAGCCCGGCCAGCGTTGTTGGTACATCGCGCCAGCCGACCAGAATCTGGCCTTCCTTGGCGATGAATTTCTCAAGTTGCTCGGTTACAAAATCGCGCGCTTCGCCATCTTGTGGCATAAAGCACATCGCGACCGCATAATCGCCGGCGGCAGGCAGGTCTTTGCCTTCATTCGCGGCCCAATCGCGGAATAGCGGATCGGGAGTTTGCAGCAGAATACCCGCGCCATCGCCCAGTAAAGGGTCAGCGCCGACCGCGCCGCGATGGTCGATATTGTTGAGGATTTCGAGCGCCTGCGTGACTATCGAGTGCGATTTTACACCCTTGATATGCGCGACCATGCCAACGCCGCAGGCGTCATGCTCGTTGCGCGGATCATACAGCCCTTCAGGCGCAGGGTATCCCATTCTTGTGTCCCATCATTATCAGGTGCCAGATCCCGGGCGCCATGCGTCCGATCTGGCTATGTCGTGGCCTATATCCATCATTATACCCGGCGCACGGGCACTGAATATGTCGCACAACATGACAATGAAGAAATGAAATGATTTTTGCAACTGCGAAGAGGCAAGATATCGTATGCACTGGCCAAGCGCAGCGATGCAACGTTACGGCATCGCAGTTTGCCGCGGCTTGCGCATGGTAAAGGCCCACCAATCACTCGGCGGGCCCTTGCTATATGAATTTGGAATCAACCGGAAGCAGCCGAAGTGTTAGGCCGTGCCGCTCATCCTTTGGAGTTTTTCCAAAGCTTCGCGCAGGGCGCGTTCGGTTTGCCCGGCATTATGGGCTGTGGGTCGATTTGTGTTCACGGCTGGTGCGTCAGAAACCGGCGCGTCAAATGGCCTCGGAGCGTTAGCGGCCTCGACTTCGCGCCCGTTCATTATCGGATTTCTGGTTGGCCCATCCGGCGCAGGCGATGCCTGGCGCTGATCTTGGCCGGGGAATACGACGACCGGTTCGCTGGAAGAAGCGCCAACATCTTCGTCGTCAATCCGAACGAATTCCTGATTCGCGCTGAACTGGCTCTTCATGCTCAGCAAGGAACTGTAGGCGCTTTCTTCGGCGGTCTCCTCGTGATTATCGGGCGCAGTGTGCTGGGCGGCATGTGCCACAGGCACTTCCGAAACCGGGGCAGGCGCATCCGCTGCCTGCGGAGCGGCAAATCTTGGTTGAGGCGAGATACCTTGAGAAGACGCTGTCAGAGGCCCCGACGCATTATCTGATGCCTTGGGTTCGGTCGAAAATCCAGCTGTCTGGTTAAAGGACCGCGAATTGGAGCTAAGCCTTAAAGACAGACCGTGGACTTCATCAACCTCATCGTCGCTATCCTCTGCGCCAAACTCCTCATGATCAAACGGACGTAGCGCAAACGGTATGGCGGCGGGCTGCGCCTCAGGCGCTGACTGGGCGGATACTGCCTGCCGAGAATCGAATTGCGGCACGGTTTCCGTGGGCGCTGGGGCGTGAGCCGGGATCGTTTCAGCTTCGCCTGCGGGCACAGGGTTTGACCGGCGGAACACCAAGGGGGCTGCAGTCTCGGCCGGGATATTCACCGGGTTTTCAACCACTGGCTCTTCGGTCACTTTGGCCTGTACGGGGGCCTGTACGGGGGTCTGTACCGGAGCGTGCGCAGCCGTGCGTTCGGATGCGGCATTTGACTGCAATGCTGCTGCGAACCGTTCGACCAATTCGGCCATGCTCAATTCGCGCAGATCGCGTGCAAATGGGTTGGCCGCCTGTGCCGGTGCTTGTGCTGGCGCAGATGCAAACCCTTGCGGAGCAGGGGTGGAAGGAGCCTCTGATTGCGGCGGTGCAAACGGTCTAGCGGGTGACTCGGGCTCGTCAGAAAATTGCGCGAACGGGTTATAGGTCGTATCAGAATCACGAGCTTCCGCCCTGATCCGCTCAACGTCTGCCTCGATGCTTTCAATGGCACCAAAGGCTGGACGGGTCTGTTCATTGTTCACTTGGAATTCCTGTTCCATCTCGTTTGCAGGGCTGGAGAAATCATCGTCCATCACTGCGTGGAAATCGACACCTGTGCTGCTGCTGGCGGTTGGCGCGTCGAAGGGTCTCGAAGCATCTGACGATCTGGTGAACTCGGCCGTAATTGGGTTCTCCTCCAGTGCCAGTTCGGCCAATTCCAAAGGTTCTGGCGCGGGCTTCTCGGGCTCATCGTATCCCGGCTGATATAGGGGGCTGTCGAAGCCAGCTGCGCCACCTGGCAGTGGAGCTGACTCCAAGAAATCGCTTGGGCCGCTGTCATCGGTTACCGCAAGCGAGCGGCGCTTCCCGCGGTAAGCCATGGCATTTGATTGTCCGGCCTCTTGCGCATCCAATGCAGCAGGCGCCTCGCGGCTTAATGGCGCGTCCAGGCCATCATGCCCGAGTTCTTCATGAGCAGAGATCGGCTTCTTCGTTTGCGGGATGTGTTCGTCAAATTCATAATTACCTGCAGGCGCTGCGCTGTCATTGCGCCGCATAATCGCGGCGGCGTCCGATTTCTGCGCTCTGGCGACTTTGCGTGCGATCAGAAGCCCCGCTACCGCGCCAATCACCGCACTGAACCCTGCAATCATCAATCGAGCGGTGGTTCCAAGCGGTGGTTGAGCGGCCTCAACGACCGATGCGATACCCGTCACCACTGTCAATTTTTCGAAGACGGCACCGGGTATAACCAAGCTGCCAAAGCCGAGCAAAGCGGCGAACCATAGAGCCACCACCACCGGGAAAATCGGATGTGAGCTAAGC is part of the Pontixanthobacter gangjinensis genome and encodes:
- the gltB gene encoding glutamate synthase large subunit; this translates as MGYPAPEGLYDPRNEHDACGVGMVAHIKGVKSHSIVTQALEILNNIDHRGAVGADPLLGDGAGILLQTPDPLFRDWAANEGKDLPAAGDYAVAMCFMPQDGEARDFVTEQLEKFIAKEGQILVGWRDVPTTLAGLGKAVIESMPVIRQCIVARGENCADQDAFERKLIVIRKQTLNPLAKLAEKHDLPELTKSYIPSFSSRTIVYKGLLLANQVGSFYDDLRDTNCISALGLVHQRFSTNTFPSWRLAHPYRFMAHNGEINTVRGNVNWMNARRRTMESELLGADLDKMWPLIPHGQSDTACLDNALELLLAGGYSLAHAMMILMPEAWAKNPLMDAERRAFYEYHAALMEPWDGPAAVAFTDGRQIGATLDRNGLRPARFCVTKDDIVCLASESGVLPFKEEDITRKWRLQPGKMLLIDLEEGRIIEDAELKAGLSAEHPYAEWLDKAQYKLADLDTVEPELSEVPEPSESLLQRQQSFGYTQEDISKFLEPMGRRGEDPIGSMGTDTPLAVLSNKSRLLYDYFKQNFAQVTNPPIDPIREELVMSLLSMVGPRPNLLGREAGTHKRLEVSQPILTNEDLAKIRSVEAALDGAFRTETIDITWDAASGADGLALALKEMCWAATEAVLQDHNILILSDRAQGPDRIPMPALLATAAVHHHLVRQGLRMQTGLVVETGEAREVHHYCVLAGYGAEAINPYLAFETLEHLRSEKFADLSQQAVEANYVKAVGKGILKVMSKMGISTYQSYCGAQIFDAVGLCSDFIDQYFKGTATTIEGIGLKEVAEEAVRRHATAFGDNPLYKGMLDVGGIYQYRLRGEDHAWTPGNVASLQHAVRGNNPKNYEEFAKSINEQAERLLTIRGLMELRPAAQPLDISEVEPATEIVKRFSTGAMSFGSISHEAHSTMAVAMNRLGGRSNTGEGGEEVERFTPMANGDSMRSRIKQVASGRFGVTTEYLVNADDIQIKMAQGAKPGEGGQLPGHKVDKRIGAVRHSTPGVGLISPPPHHDIYSIEDLAQLIHDLKNVNPAARVSVKLVSEVGVGTVAAGVSKCKADHVTISGYEGGTGASPLTSLTHAGSPWEIGLAETQQTLLLNDLRSRIAVQVDGGLRTGRDVAIGALLGADEFGFATAPLIAAGCIMMRKCHLNTCPVGVATQDPVLRKRFVGTPEHVINYFFFVAEELRQIMAEMGFRTVEEMVGRVDTIDMKRVQRHWKAEGVDLGRLLHKVELAEGKHLFHTEQQDHGLENALDNQLIELCAPAIEHGAPVKVDLPIRNVNRTVGAMLSGVIARAHGHAGLAPDTIQINLTGVAGQSFGAWLAHGITLDLTGDANDYVGKGLSGGRIIVKQPSGTTRNPSENIIVGNTVLYGAIAGEAYFGGVAGERFAVRNSGALAVVEGAGDHACEYMTGGVVCVLGKTGRNFAAGMSGGIAYVYDPDGKFAELCNMAQVDIEEIPAAPDAEDGTGRPQHRGSSVNDSGMGDPLRHDAERLKILIERHKLHTGSARAADLLTNWDAELSNFKKIMPRDYARALRQLEAEREEAATVAAE
- a CDS encoding glutamate synthase subunit beta, which encodes MGKDTGFLELDRQDRNYIDPKDRLQNYKEFVVPLDEDALKKQASRCMDCGIPYCHNGCPVNNIIPDWNDLVYHGDWKNALEVLHSTNNFPEFTGRVCPAPCEASCTLNIIDQPVTIKSIECAIVDRGWKEGWIKPQIAKTQTGKAVAVIGSGAAGLACAQQLARAGHAVTVFEKSDRIGGLLRYGIPDFKMEKHLINRRGVQMEAEGVTFKTSAEVGVEVSFKALQENFDAIVMAGGAEEARMLDVPGAELPGVRAAMEFLTQQNKRNAGDDEVRAAPRGTLTATDKHVIVIGGGDTGSDCVGTSNRQGAASVTQLEIMPQPPEHEDKLMTWPDWPMKMRTSSSHEEGADRDWAVLAKRVIEQDGDVAGLECVRVEWKDRQMQEVEGSEFTLPADLILLAMGFTGPRRRGLLDRAEVELDARGNVAATTDDYTTSEAGVFACGDMRRGQSLIVWAIREGRQCARAVDQALMGSSELPR